From the genome of Solanum lycopersicum chromosome 12, SLM_r2.1:
catgaattatttcttttaatgcaGCCTACCAAACGCCCCCTAATAGTGAAACACCAAAGGCCTATAACATACAATGTCATTAAGGGAGTGTATGAATTAACAACATAGACACTTCCTTTCTAAGTATCTGAACAATCTCTTTTGTGGGACAAAAATCACACACATTACATATTGAATCACAATAATTGATCTGCTATACATTTTCTCTTTGAACATCTCTGTTTTCCAGGGAGTTTCGGTTTGTCCCTCTTTTCCGCAAGGTTTTGGGGCCAAAAAAAGAGCAAAATGGCACGGGATAGGGGGttagtattttgtttttctttttgataatcGAGAAGTCCGTATGTGACCCGCCCTTTGGACCAATCACAGCCTTCTAAACTCAGTGGATAATGGGTCTGCCCCTCTAcacttctccacttaaataccaaACTTTACTTTGCATGGTGCGGGGCTTGAACCTGTGACCTAAGTCACAAATCCTCCACCTTTTGCCACTTGAGCTAGACCTTGGGGGCGATAGGGGATTAGCTACGACAGaacagatttttctgaaaactaTAGCAAGCACTTATTAAAGCATCTTTCATAGCATAGTGCAAAAAGAGAGGGGGGAAAGGAATAGGAAACAGGCAACAAATAATGGTGCAGAATATATTATATCACATATCTTCAGTCAGTCAGGGTGAAATACTCAGTACACCAATAAACATGACTTGAAATCAATGGAAGAAGTATACTATTATCTATAGGCAAATACCGCTCATTCCTCTTCTTACTGCATCTTTTCTCGCTTGTGAAGGCAATTGGAAGATGAAGCACCTGAAGTCATTCTATCGAATGGCTACCAAATTTCCCATAAATCCAAATCCTATCTCAAAATGTTCGGCAGTGGAAAATCCTACTTCAAGAGCCAGCTTCTCTAACTCGTTTCCTGTATCACAAATCATCCATTTACCATGTATTAAAGACACAACAGGCAAGAATATTGGAAGAAGGTAAAGAGATTAGTCAATTTCCCAAAATTAAggttcttttcttcttattcatttCATCAAGTAAGAGAATTTGATGTCAACTTCAGTCTGCTCTCTAATTGCTGTCTTACGTTtacctttctttttttaaaaaaactttttacaGTTACAAGAGCTGATGGATGGGAAGTCAGGATTTatctattttcttcttcagCTCAGTATTCTCATGCACcattattttctcaatttttctcCCCGATAGAGCCTCCAGTTCtaataaagtatttttgtaaGAAAGCAAGGGAGACGAATAAAGTTGAACCAAAAGAGAGTTGAGAAATACATGCCAATTGAATAGCATGTTTTTCTCCAGGAGACAATGAAGAAAGCATGAAAGAGTAATTTTTATCTGTTTGAGAggtgtataaaataaaatttatttaaggcAGAGAGGTTACTCATGTTACTTCATTtctaaatacaaaatttaaataacatatCACAACATAATGCATGCAGAAGGCTTCAGAACTGCTTACAGCAAAAGTGAATCAATTAAAACTGCTTAAACTATAGTGGTGAAAAGATCAGACCTGTCAGAAAGTCCTTGATAGAGCTTTTCAAGTATTTGTACTCATTTTCTAGGCCATAACCACTCGCTACAGGAACAACTATATTGTCGATCATCATTTCCTAAACAGAACACAAAACAAAATTAGACAAATGTTGTAATACTACTACTCATGATAAGctgaaaaagaaaacattaagAAGTTTGCCAAATAATAATCTGAGATGGAGATTCTGAAATCGTCCATAATGCAGAATAACAGATTAATCCCTGGAATTTGATGGATAGGGAAGTGGCTTGCTTTTCAACTTGTGAAGAAAAGTGGTCCCAACTGTACAGAGAATGAGCAGAGAATGTATGTGGATGCAGTTTCAGTGGATGGAAACTTTGCTGATATTATGTGGAGTAATATTCTTGAGCTCTACTACAGTTGATATCCAGTCACATTTGAACTACCCAACTTATGATGGGTGAAGATCACTATTTCTCTTCTGTATCATATAGTAATTTACCCCTTCCGCTGCCCCCACTTTTCCTACACCCTAAAAGAACATGATAAGCTTCAAGAGTATTATGTTTCAATTGTTGCATCAGTTTTGCTAAGTAACAACTAACAACATGTTCTGAATATAGACCAAAAGTTATTTACTGACTACATCCTTAAAAAAGACAGGGATGCATCCTTAAAGCACAGAAAGTTCTACATCAGATAAAACAAAAGATTTGAAACCAATAACTTCATACAATTTGTGGTGGTGGAGAAAAAGTATTAACCTGCCAACAACTACCTGAACTGTGGTGCTCAAGGGGTTGATACTCTTATTGAAGTCAAGAACAGATAATGTTGAGCCTGGTTTCATAACTCGACATATCTCTGTCATAGCTCTATGTCTATCTACCACATTGCGTAACCCATAGCCAATAGTAACAGCATCAAAGGAGGAGTCAGGAAAAGGTAAATCAAGTGCATTGCCCTCCATCCACcttcataatatcataatgTATTAATCTCTCACCGTACTCAGggaacataaaaaattaattggaaGGAGTAAGAGTACGGAAGATAATACACGTTTAACTGGCAAACGTAGTGTGTGAAACCATTTGGAACTTGACTAGATTTTATTTTCACAAGTGGATTTTGCTAAATGTGTTGGCAAATAACCTTCCAAACATTATCTGTTATATTGACAGTTTAATTACCAATGCTCACTTGATGTTCTTGTAACATGTCTTTGAACGTAATTTCTGCCGAGTCGAAGCGATTAATAATTGTTCATTTGAGAAATCAAGACCGACCGCCTGCAAAGCCACACATACTAATGAAAAGGCCAACTCAGTAAAATTTGACATCCGAAAATTCAGAAATTAAGATAACTAGCCTAAACTGCTTCGATCATGTAATCCAGTTACATTACAAAAACTTGTGTAGATACAAAGCTTGCAAAATATAGTCAATAAAAGAGAAAACACTTAATTTAGTGACATAAGAAATAAGAATTGTGTGGCTCCGCCGCGAgcagatttttatttaatgtttgaaacaaaaaaaggaacATATAAATAGGTGTAAAGAGCAGATTTCTTTTCATCGGGAGCTAAACTCAAATGAAAGCAATGGACATTAGCAACCTGAAGACCCAAAAGCATGAAGATCACGGAAGgacaacaaaaagaaacattAATTATCAGGCAAGAGATTGACATCAGAAATATCATGAAGCCAATAATCTTTAGAAGAAGCAACAATTTAGGtctcaataataattattacCCTGAAAAATCTCAGTGCAACAAGCTAAAATTTGTATGTGCTTCACATATTAAAATGCATTTGACATTCAGAAAGTTCAGTAATAACATAGGACAGGGTAAGCTGAAttgaaataagtaaaacatgaaCACTACTCCAGAGAACTTGTGAACTGCTAGATGATGTTATTCCATAAATGCTCACCAGAGGAGAACAGGTAAAACACAGCTAAAAAAAGCGACCTAACAAATCAGGAGCTATTCAAACTAGAAGTGACAATATCACCAGTTTCAAGATCATTCAATAATTTCttgtttttccctttttcaatgagtaaaaaatactaaaagaaTTATGCCAGAGATGGCTTCTCCTATGCTAAGTTGTAGGAGCCCCGGTTTTCTACAATGAGATTTTCATTATGCAGAAACAGACGCATAAAGAGACACATTAATTTGCTACGTTATGAAGGGTGTCGATTAGAAAAAAAGGTAATTGAACAGAAATAAGTAAATTTCTGATTCTCACAACAGTGAAGAAGATTCAACAACGTTAAAATGATCTCTTGATAACAAAACAACAGGTGCTATAAAACAGTTAATGGGGCACAAGTTTTTCTCTCCTCCTTGTAAGAATATTATCTTTCTTAACTTCTTATCTCCAGGTGATAGTCAAACGCCACAGTCACTCATATCCTATCTTTcctatttttcttattgttttcatttctaacaaaagaaaggaaaattgaCTGTCTTGAAATCTTGGTATTCCATAGAGCCATCTGCTCAGATCAGCTTATTGAATTTCTCAGAATGGTCAATGAAAAACTGAGTTGCTTCTGAAATGGCGAATAGTAACTAAAAACCGCAATTACACAATGGAAGAACATAAGAAtgaaaaagagaataaaagCAAACCAGAGACagcaaaaagaaagagaagggGACCTTGCCATGGGGTCCAACTTTTTCAGACAGAAGAAACGTCAAATCCCCACTTCCACAACAGATATCTAGTACAGTGTCCCCTTCTTTAGCTCTGCAATACAAGTTCAATTGTTCCAGCTTAACTAGGACGTAAACATAGTCCAAATCCAAGATTTATATGATCAAGAACAGAGTACAAGATGCGGAAATTTCATCTGTCCTCTGTCTCTTTTTCCCATTTGAATGGATTTAAATAAGGCGCACTAACACTGTAACAATTTTTCCATCAATTAAACAGCGAACTACAGTTTATCGTAAGCATGGCCTATCAAAAGGAAAATGACATATTAGTCCGGATAACTTAAACACATTCCTAATGTCCGGCATGTTTTCACttaccaaaaaatattttatttcaatattgaccattattaatttatttacaatGCACAAGCATCTCATGCTTTACCTAGTGAGAGATGCAGCTCTTTCATGTGGGTTCATCCGATCTAAGtatttaatatacaaaatatagatatataatgCTTAAGCCAAGGGTCCTTCAGAAACACCTCTCTACCTCCATGAGGTAGGGATAATGTTTGTATCCACTCTACCCTTCCAAGACCCCACTTGTGTAATTTCATTGGGTACGTTGTTTATACTA
Proteins encoded in this window:
- the LOC101263675 gene encoding 2-phytyl-1,4-beta-naphthoquinone methyltransferase, chloroplastic isoform X4 → MAVGLDFSNEQLLIASTRQKLRSKTCYKNIKWMEGNALDLPFPDSSFDAVTIGYGLRNVVDRHRAMTEICRVMKPGSTLSVLDFNKSINPLSTTVQEMMIDNIVVPVASGYGLENEYKYLKSSIKDFLTGNELEKLALEVGFSTAEHFEIGFGFMGNLVAIR
- the LOC101263675 gene encoding 2-phytyl-1,4-beta-naphthoquinone methyltransferase, chloroplastic isoform X3, producing the protein MEKNGCFLERAVGLDFSNEQLLIASTRQKLRSKTCYKNIKWMEGNALDLPFPDSSFDAVTIGYGLRNVVDRHRAMTEICRVMKPGSTLSVLDFNKSINPLSTTVQEMMIDNIVVPVASGYGLENEYKYLKSSIKDFLTGNELEKLALEVGFSTAEHFEIGFGFMGNLVAIR
- the LOC101263675 gene encoding 2-phytyl-1,4-beta-naphthoquinone methyltransferase, chloroplastic isoform X1; this encodes MASLHVPLSSLPRPSFRPTGKLLIRCSADRQALFNRIAPVYDNLNDLLSLGQHRIWKRMAVSWSGAKEGDTVLDICCGSGDLTFLLSEKVGPHGKAVGLDFSNEQLLIASTRQKLRSKTCYKNIKWMEGNALDLPFPDSSFDAVTIGYGLRNVVDRHRAMTEICRVMKPGSTLSVLDFNKSINPLSTTVQEMMIDNIVVPVASGYGLENEYKYLKSSIKDFLTGNELEKLALEVGFSTAEHFEIGFGFMGNLVAIR
- the LOC101263675 gene encoding 2-phytyl-1,4-beta-naphthoquinone methyltransferase, chloroplastic isoform X2, with translation MIFSVWANTAYGKEWLFPGAVCVALQAVGLDFSNEQLLIASTRQKLRSKTCYKNIKWMEGNALDLPFPDSSFDAVTIGYGLRNVVDRHRAMTEICRVMKPGSTLSVLDFNKSINPLSTTVQEMMIDNIVVPVASGYGLENEYKYLKSSIKDFLTGNELEKLALEVGFSTAEHFEIGFGFMGNLVAIR